The DNA region GTCTCCGACCCGTGTGCGGTCACGGGGCGACCAGGGGGCACCACGATGAGGGATCTGGCGGGCAAGGTCGCGGTCGTCACGGGCGCCGGCAGCGGGATCGGCCTGGCGCTGGCGTCGCGCCTGTCGTCCGAGGGCATGCGCGTGGTCGTCTCGGACGTCGACGAGCGTGCGCTCGACCGGGCGGCGGCGCTGCTCGTGGAGGCGGGCGCCGACCCGGGCGACGTCCTCGCCCAGCGGTGCGACGTCCGCCTCGAGGCCGAGGTCCGCGCGCTGGCGGACGAGGTGTTCTCCACCTGGGGCCAGGTCGACGTGCTCTGCAACAACGCCGGGGTGTTCGTCGGCGGGCTCCTGTGGGAGCAGTCCACCGCCGACCTGGAGTTCGTGCTCGGCGTGAACGTGTGGGGCATCCTCCACGGCATCCGCGCCTTCGTCCCCCGGATGCTCGCCCAGGACTCCGAGGGCCACATCGTGAACACCTGCTCGATCGCCGGGATGCTCGGGGCGCCCTTCAGCGGGCCCTACTGCATCTCCAAGTTCGCGGCGCTCGCCGCG from Acidimicrobiales bacterium includes:
- a CDS encoding SDR family NAD(P)-dependent oxidoreductase → MRDLAGKVAVVTGAGSGIGLALASRLSSEGMRVVVSDVDERALDRAAALLVEAGADPGDVLAQRCDVRLEAEVRALADEVFSTWGQVDVLCNNAGVFVGGLLWEQSTADLEFVLGVNVWGILHGIRAFVPRMLAQDSEGHIVNTCSIAGMLGAPFSGPYCISKFAALAATEGLAHDLAATGSKLKVTALCPGMVQTNLDTGSLESRPPDLATTDPDAAAFMSQVLRELLDQGIAADEVAAQVVDAIRTERFLVLTHPHHLDALRQRTEQLASGALPDPGDYR